The Felis catus isolate Fca126 chromosome X, F.catus_Fca126_mat1.0, whole genome shotgun sequence genome includes a region encoding these proteins:
- the OGT gene encoding UDP-N-acetylglucosamine--peptide N-acetylglucosaminyltransferase 110 kDa subunit isoform X2, which produces MASSVGNVADSTGLAELAHREYQAGDFEAAERHCMQLWRQEPDNTGVLLLLSSIHFQCRRLDRSAHFSTLAIKQNPLLAEAYSNLGNVYKERGQLQEAIEHYRHALRLKPDFIDGYINLAAALVAAGDMEGAVQAYVSALQYNPDLYCVRSDLGNLLKALGRLEEAKACYLKAIETQPNFAVAWSNLGCVFNAQGEIWLAIHHFEKAVTLDPNFLDAYINLGNVLKEARIFDRAVAAYLRALSLSPNHAVVHGNLACVYYEQGLIDLAIDTYRRAIELQPHFPDAYCNLANALKEKGSVAEAEDCYNTALRLCPTHADSLNNLANIKREQGNIEEAVRLYRKALEVFPEFAAAHSNLASVLQQQGKLQEALMHYKEAIRISPTFADAYSNMGNTLKEMQDVQGALQCYTRAIQINPAFADAHSNLASIHKDSGNIPEAIASYRTALKLKPDFPDAYCNLAHCLQIVCDWTDYDERMKKLVSIVADQLEKNRLPSVHPHHSMLYPLSHGFRKAIAERHGNLCLDKINVLHKPPYEHPKDLKLSDGRLRVGYVSSDFGNHPTSHLMQSIPGMHNPDKFEVFCYALSPDDGTNFRVKVMAEANHFIDLSQIPCNGKAADRIHQDGIHILVNMNGYTKGARNELFALRPAPIQAMWLGYPGTSGALFMDYIITDQETSPAEVAEQYSEKLAYMPHTFFIGDHANMFPHLKKKAVIDFKSNGHIYDNRIVLNGIDLKAFLDSLPDVKIVKMKCPDGGDNGDSSNTALNMPVIPMNTIAEAVIEMINRGQIQITINGFSISNGLATTQINNKAATGEEVPRTIIVTTRSQYGLPEDAIVYCNFNQLYKIDPSTLQMWANILKRVPNSVLWLLRFPAVGEPNIQQYAQNMGLPQNRIIFSPVAPKEEHVRRGQLADVCLDTPLCNGHTTGMDVLWAGTPMVTMPGETLASRVAASQLTCLGCLELIAKNRQEYEDIAVKLGTDLEYLKKIRGKVWKQRISSPLFNTKQYTMELERLYLQMWEHYAAGNKPDHMIKPVEVTESA; this is translated from the exons ATGGCGTCTTCCGTGGGCAACGTGGCCGACAGCACAG GGTTAGCTGAGTTGGCACATCGAGAATATCAGGCAGGAGATTTTGAGGCAGCTGAGAGACACTGCATGCAGCTCTGGAGACAAGAGCCAGACAATACTGGTGTGCTTTTATTACTTTCATCTATACACTTCCAGTGTCGAAGGCTGGACAG ATCTGCTCACTTTAGCACTCTGGCGATTAAACAGAACCCCCTTCTGGCAGAAGCCTATTCGAATTTGGGGAACGTGTACAAGGAAAGAGGGCAGTTGCAGGAAGCGATTGAGCATTACCGGCATGCATTGCGTCTCAAACCAGATTTCATCGATGGTTATATTAACCTGGCAGCTGCATTGGTAGCAGCAGGTGACATGGAAGGGGCAGTGCAAGCTTATGTCTCTGCTCTTCAGTACAATCCT GATTTGTACTGTGTTCGCAGTGACCTGGGGAACCTGCTCAAAGCCCTGGGTCGCTTGGAAGAAGCCAAG gcatGTTATTTGAAAGCAATTGAGACGCAACCGAACTTTGCAGTAGCTTGGAGTAATCTTGGCTGTGTTTTCAATGCACAAGGGGAGATTTGGCTTGCAATTCATCACTTTGAAAAG GCTGTCACTCTTGACCCAAATTTTCTGGATGCTTATATCAACTTAGGAAATGTCTTGAAAGAGGCACGGATTTTTGACCG agctgTGGCAGCTTACCTTCGAGCCCTCAGCTTGAGTCCAAATCACGCAGTGGTGCACGGCAACCTGGCTTGTGTATACTATGAGCAAGGCCTGATAGATCTGGCGATAGACACCTACAGGCGAGCTATTGAACTGCAACCACATTTCCCTGACGCTTACTGCAACTTAGCCAATGCTCTCAAAGAGAAGGGCAGT gttGCTGAAGCAGAAGATTGTTATAATACAGCTCTCCGGTTATGTCCTACCCATGCAGACTCTCTGAATAACCTAGCCAATATCAAACGAGAACAGGGAAACATTGAAGAGGCAGTTCGCTTATATCGTAAAGCATTGGAA GTCTTCCCAGAGTTTGCTGCTGCCCATTCGAATTTAGCAAGTGTACTGCAGCAGCAGGGAAAGCTTCAGGAAGCTCTGATGCACTATAAGGAGGCTATTCG aatTAGTCCCACCTTTGCTGATGCCTACTCTAACATGGGAAACACTCTGAAGGAGATGCAGGATGTTCAGGGCGCCCTGCAGTGTTACACTCGTGCCATTCAGATTAACCCTGCATTTGCAGATGCGCACAGCAATTTGGCTTCCATTCATAAG GATTCAGGAAATATTCCAGAAGCAATAGCTTCTTACCGAACTGCTCTGAAACTTAAGCCTGATTTTCCTGATGCTTATTGTAACTTGGCTCATTGCCTGCAG ATTGTCTGTGATTGGACAGACTATGATGAGCGAATGAAGAAGTTGGTCAGTATTGTGGCTGACCAGCTAGAGAAGAATAGGTTGCCTTCTGTGCATCCTCATCATAGTATGCTATATCCTCTTTCTCATGGCTTCAGGAAGGCTATTGCTGAGAGGCATGGAAACCTCTGCTTGGATAAG ATTAATGTCCTTCATAAACCACCATATGAACATCCAAAAGACTTGAAGCTCAGTGATGGTCGACTGCGTGTAGGCTATGTGAGTTCTGACTTTGGGAATCATCCTACTTCTCATCTTATGCAGTCTATTCCAGGCATGCACAATCCGGACAAATTTGAG GTATTCTGTTACGCCCTAAGCCCAGATGATGGCACAAACTTCAGAGTGAAAGTTATGGCAGAAGCCAATCATTTCATCGATCTTTCTCAG ATTCCCTGCAATGGAAAAGCTGCTGATCGCATCCATCAGGATGGTATACACATCCTCGTAAATATGAATGGTTATACCAAGGGTGCTCGAAATGAACTCTTTGCTCTCAGGCCTGCTCCTATTCAG gcaATGTGGCTGGGATACCCTGGGACTAGTGGTGCGCTTTTCATGGATTATATCATCACTGATCAGGAAACTTCTCCAGCTGAAGTTGCTGAGCAGTATTCCGAGAAACTGGCTTATATGCCACATACATTCTTTATTGGTGATCATGCCAATATGTTCCCTCACTTGAAG aaAAAAGCAGTCATCGATTTTAAGTCCAATGGGCACATTTATGACAATCGGATTGTTCTGAATGGCATCGACCTCAAAGCATTTCTTGATAGTCTGCCAGATGTGAAAATTGTCAAG atgaAATGTCCTGATGGAGGAGACAATGGGGACAGCAGTAATACAGCTCTTAATATGCCTGTTATTCCTATGAATACTATTGCAGAAGCAGTTATTGAAATGATTAACAGAGGGCAAATCCAGATAACAATTAATGGATTCAGTATTAGCAATGGACTAGCAACTACCCAG ATCAACAATAAAGCTGCCACTGGAGAGGAGGTTCCTCGTACCATTATTGTAACCACCCGTTCCCAGTATGGGTTACCAGAAGATGCCATCGTGTACTGTAATTTTAATCAGTTATACAAAATTGACCCTTCTACTCTGCAGATGTGGGCAAAC ATTCTGAAGCGGGTTCCCAATAGTGTGCTGTGGCTGTTGCGTTTTCCAGCAGTAGGAGAACCTAATATCCAACAATATGCGCAAAACATGGGCCTTCCCCAGAACCGTATCATTTTTTCACCTGTTGCTCCTAAAGAGGAGCATGTCAGGAGAGGCCAGCTGGCTGATGTCTGCCTGGACACTCCGCTCTGTAATGGGCACACCACGGGGATGGATGTCCTCTGGGCAGGAACACCCATGGTAACTATGCCAG
- the OGT gene encoding UDP-N-acetylglucosamine--peptide N-acetylglucosaminyltransferase 110 kDa subunit isoform X1, with protein MASSVGNVADSTEPTKRMLSFQGLAELAHREYQAGDFEAAERHCMQLWRQEPDNTGVLLLLSSIHFQCRRLDRSAHFSTLAIKQNPLLAEAYSNLGNVYKERGQLQEAIEHYRHALRLKPDFIDGYINLAAALVAAGDMEGAVQAYVSALQYNPDLYCVRSDLGNLLKALGRLEEAKACYLKAIETQPNFAVAWSNLGCVFNAQGEIWLAIHHFEKAVTLDPNFLDAYINLGNVLKEARIFDRAVAAYLRALSLSPNHAVVHGNLACVYYEQGLIDLAIDTYRRAIELQPHFPDAYCNLANALKEKGSVAEAEDCYNTALRLCPTHADSLNNLANIKREQGNIEEAVRLYRKALEVFPEFAAAHSNLASVLQQQGKLQEALMHYKEAIRISPTFADAYSNMGNTLKEMQDVQGALQCYTRAIQINPAFADAHSNLASIHKDSGNIPEAIASYRTALKLKPDFPDAYCNLAHCLQIVCDWTDYDERMKKLVSIVADQLEKNRLPSVHPHHSMLYPLSHGFRKAIAERHGNLCLDKINVLHKPPYEHPKDLKLSDGRLRVGYVSSDFGNHPTSHLMQSIPGMHNPDKFEVFCYALSPDDGTNFRVKVMAEANHFIDLSQIPCNGKAADRIHQDGIHILVNMNGYTKGARNELFALRPAPIQAMWLGYPGTSGALFMDYIITDQETSPAEVAEQYSEKLAYMPHTFFIGDHANMFPHLKKKAVIDFKSNGHIYDNRIVLNGIDLKAFLDSLPDVKIVKMKCPDGGDNGDSSNTALNMPVIPMNTIAEAVIEMINRGQIQITINGFSISNGLATTQINNKAATGEEVPRTIIVTTRSQYGLPEDAIVYCNFNQLYKIDPSTLQMWANILKRVPNSVLWLLRFPAVGEPNIQQYAQNMGLPQNRIIFSPVAPKEEHVRRGQLADVCLDTPLCNGHTTGMDVLWAGTPMVTMPGETLASRVAASQLTCLGCLELIAKNRQEYEDIAVKLGTDLEYLKKIRGKVWKQRISSPLFNTKQYTMELERLYLQMWEHYAAGNKPDHMIKPVEVTESA; from the exons ATGGCGTCTTCCGTGGGCAACGTGGCCGACAGCACAG AACCAACGAAACGTATGCTTTCCTTCCAAGGGTTAGCTGAGTTGGCACATCGAGAATATCAGGCAGGAGATTTTGAGGCAGCTGAGAGACACTGCATGCAGCTCTGGAGACAAGAGCCAGACAATACTGGTGTGCTTTTATTACTTTCATCTATACACTTCCAGTGTCGAAGGCTGGACAG ATCTGCTCACTTTAGCACTCTGGCGATTAAACAGAACCCCCTTCTGGCAGAAGCCTATTCGAATTTGGGGAACGTGTACAAGGAAAGAGGGCAGTTGCAGGAAGCGATTGAGCATTACCGGCATGCATTGCGTCTCAAACCAGATTTCATCGATGGTTATATTAACCTGGCAGCTGCATTGGTAGCAGCAGGTGACATGGAAGGGGCAGTGCAAGCTTATGTCTCTGCTCTTCAGTACAATCCT GATTTGTACTGTGTTCGCAGTGACCTGGGGAACCTGCTCAAAGCCCTGGGTCGCTTGGAAGAAGCCAAG gcatGTTATTTGAAAGCAATTGAGACGCAACCGAACTTTGCAGTAGCTTGGAGTAATCTTGGCTGTGTTTTCAATGCACAAGGGGAGATTTGGCTTGCAATTCATCACTTTGAAAAG GCTGTCACTCTTGACCCAAATTTTCTGGATGCTTATATCAACTTAGGAAATGTCTTGAAAGAGGCACGGATTTTTGACCG agctgTGGCAGCTTACCTTCGAGCCCTCAGCTTGAGTCCAAATCACGCAGTGGTGCACGGCAACCTGGCTTGTGTATACTATGAGCAAGGCCTGATAGATCTGGCGATAGACACCTACAGGCGAGCTATTGAACTGCAACCACATTTCCCTGACGCTTACTGCAACTTAGCCAATGCTCTCAAAGAGAAGGGCAGT gttGCTGAAGCAGAAGATTGTTATAATACAGCTCTCCGGTTATGTCCTACCCATGCAGACTCTCTGAATAACCTAGCCAATATCAAACGAGAACAGGGAAACATTGAAGAGGCAGTTCGCTTATATCGTAAAGCATTGGAA GTCTTCCCAGAGTTTGCTGCTGCCCATTCGAATTTAGCAAGTGTACTGCAGCAGCAGGGAAAGCTTCAGGAAGCTCTGATGCACTATAAGGAGGCTATTCG aatTAGTCCCACCTTTGCTGATGCCTACTCTAACATGGGAAACACTCTGAAGGAGATGCAGGATGTTCAGGGCGCCCTGCAGTGTTACACTCGTGCCATTCAGATTAACCCTGCATTTGCAGATGCGCACAGCAATTTGGCTTCCATTCATAAG GATTCAGGAAATATTCCAGAAGCAATAGCTTCTTACCGAACTGCTCTGAAACTTAAGCCTGATTTTCCTGATGCTTATTGTAACTTGGCTCATTGCCTGCAG ATTGTCTGTGATTGGACAGACTATGATGAGCGAATGAAGAAGTTGGTCAGTATTGTGGCTGACCAGCTAGAGAAGAATAGGTTGCCTTCTGTGCATCCTCATCATAGTATGCTATATCCTCTTTCTCATGGCTTCAGGAAGGCTATTGCTGAGAGGCATGGAAACCTCTGCTTGGATAAG ATTAATGTCCTTCATAAACCACCATATGAACATCCAAAAGACTTGAAGCTCAGTGATGGTCGACTGCGTGTAGGCTATGTGAGTTCTGACTTTGGGAATCATCCTACTTCTCATCTTATGCAGTCTATTCCAGGCATGCACAATCCGGACAAATTTGAG GTATTCTGTTACGCCCTAAGCCCAGATGATGGCACAAACTTCAGAGTGAAAGTTATGGCAGAAGCCAATCATTTCATCGATCTTTCTCAG ATTCCCTGCAATGGAAAAGCTGCTGATCGCATCCATCAGGATGGTATACACATCCTCGTAAATATGAATGGTTATACCAAGGGTGCTCGAAATGAACTCTTTGCTCTCAGGCCTGCTCCTATTCAG gcaATGTGGCTGGGATACCCTGGGACTAGTGGTGCGCTTTTCATGGATTATATCATCACTGATCAGGAAACTTCTCCAGCTGAAGTTGCTGAGCAGTATTCCGAGAAACTGGCTTATATGCCACATACATTCTTTATTGGTGATCATGCCAATATGTTCCCTCACTTGAAG aaAAAAGCAGTCATCGATTTTAAGTCCAATGGGCACATTTATGACAATCGGATTGTTCTGAATGGCATCGACCTCAAAGCATTTCTTGATAGTCTGCCAGATGTGAAAATTGTCAAG atgaAATGTCCTGATGGAGGAGACAATGGGGACAGCAGTAATACAGCTCTTAATATGCCTGTTATTCCTATGAATACTATTGCAGAAGCAGTTATTGAAATGATTAACAGAGGGCAAATCCAGATAACAATTAATGGATTCAGTATTAGCAATGGACTAGCAACTACCCAG ATCAACAATAAAGCTGCCACTGGAGAGGAGGTTCCTCGTACCATTATTGTAACCACCCGTTCCCAGTATGGGTTACCAGAAGATGCCATCGTGTACTGTAATTTTAATCAGTTATACAAAATTGACCCTTCTACTCTGCAGATGTGGGCAAAC ATTCTGAAGCGGGTTCCCAATAGTGTGCTGTGGCTGTTGCGTTTTCCAGCAGTAGGAGAACCTAATATCCAACAATATGCGCAAAACATGGGCCTTCCCCAGAACCGTATCATTTTTTCACCTGTTGCTCCTAAAGAGGAGCATGTCAGGAGAGGCCAGCTGGCTGATGTCTGCCTGGACACTCCGCTCTGTAATGGGCACACCACGGGGATGGATGTCCTCTGGGCAGGAACACCCATGGTAACTATGCCAG